Proteins encoded by one window of Sulfurospirillum barnesii SES-3:
- a CDS encoding peptidase U32 family protein codes for MEHVELLSPAGNFEKLKIALAYGADAVYAGVSHFSLRIRSGKEFTYESFEEAIAYTHAKGKHLHATINGFPFNAQIPLLEKHIERVAAMNPDAFIVAAPGVIKLARKIAPHIPIHLSTQANVLSYLDAEVYSDMGVKRIIAAREVSLKDLEQIKKHLPHLELEVFVHGSMCFAYSGRCLISSVQSGRVSNRGSCANDCRFPYTLYAHNEESGTLFRIEESEEGTHIMNAKDLNLSAHVKEILDSGVIDSLKIEGRTKSSYYVGITTKTYRQAIEDYYANQFDADKYTKELDSTKNRGFSDGYLVNRPFEKNDTQNLAHSISEGTHQVVAQVSEDGKSCLCKDVLKLHVSYELVMPSSAKILPMENEIGAIFEENGLWKLSFKKLQTASGKEFDEIHSGNIHAIVLPAPVAGFSFLRLQTKDKE; via the coding sequence TTGGAACACGTTGAGCTTCTCTCCCCCGCTGGAAATTTTGAAAAATTAAAAATCGCCCTTGCGTACGGTGCGGACGCAGTGTATGCTGGGGTCAGTCACTTCTCGCTTCGTATTCGTTCAGGCAAAGAGTTTACCTATGAGAGTTTTGAAGAGGCGATTGCTTATACGCATGCAAAAGGAAAGCATTTGCATGCAACCATTAATGGATTTCCTTTTAATGCGCAAATTCCTCTCTTAGAAAAGCACATTGAGCGTGTGGCGGCAATGAATCCTGATGCCTTTATTGTTGCAGCCCCTGGTGTGATTAAATTGGCACGCAAAATTGCACCACATATTCCCATTCATCTCTCAACACAAGCCAATGTTTTAAGTTATTTGGACGCGGAAGTCTACTCAGATATGGGCGTAAAACGTATTATTGCTGCACGAGAAGTGAGTCTGAAAGATTTAGAGCAGATTAAAAAGCATTTACCGCATTTAGAGTTAGAAGTCTTTGTGCATGGCTCCATGTGTTTTGCCTACAGTGGTCGCTGTCTCATTAGTTCTGTACAAAGTGGTAGGGTTTCTAATCGTGGAAGTTGTGCCAATGATTGCCGTTTTCCCTACACGCTTTATGCGCATAATGAAGAGAGTGGAACGCTGTTTCGTATCGAAGAGAGCGAAGAGGGCACGCACATTATGAATGCAAAAGACCTTAATTTAAGTGCCCATGTCAAAGAAATTTTAGACTCAGGTGTGATTGATTCTTTAAAAATTGAAGGACGCACGAAAAGCTCCTACTATGTAGGGATTACCACCAAAACCTATCGCCAAGCCATTGAAGACTATTATGCCAATCAATTTGATGCTGATAAATATACCAAAGAGCTTGATTCAACAAAAAATAGAGGCTTTAGTGATGGTTATTTGGTGAATCGTCCTTTTGAAAAAAATGATACACAAAATTTAGCCCATTCCATTAGTGAAGGCACCCATCAAGTCGTTGCGCAGGTCAGTGAAGATGGAAAAAGTTGCTTGTGCAAAGATGTTTTGAAGTTACATGTAAGCTATGAATTAGTCATGCCATCTTCTGCAAAAATTCTGCCCATGGAAAATGAGATTGGGGCTATTTTTGAAGAGAATGGTTTATGGAAACTCTCTTTTAAAAAACTTCAAACTGCCAGTGGTAAGGAATTTGATGAAATTCATAGTGGCAATATTCATGCCATTGTGCTTCCTGCGCCTGTGGCAGGATTTAGTTTTTTACGATTACAAACAAAGGATAAAGAATGA
- a CDS encoding chemotaxis protein, with protein MTQEELDALMAGELDDMPTNTTDDALLMDADDETMEESLIDSDALDIEKDKATSQLMHEYRPSSTMSWPPPPPTDDHKMVHQLDDVTKDSELKATEVFDKLETINTFMMSAEDDTKMVAKQVASNIALFETLVAKFPKIEQFQKALDDNQMMKNHVENILMNTQMTQDEVMMIMDVMQYQDIHRQKIERVINVMRALSKYMNALFEGKKDDDKRVGSAVHIHGDTSTEDVVSSEDIEALIASLGKK; from the coding sequence ATGACGCAAGAAGAACTTGATGCCTTGATGGCAGGTGAGTTAGATGATATGCCAACGAATACCACGGATGATGCGTTACTGATGGATGCAGATGATGAGACGATGGAAGAGTCATTGATTGACAGTGATGCATTGGATATTGAAAAAGATAAAGCAACAAGCCAGTTGATGCATGAATATCGCCCCTCTTCAACCATGTCATGGCCACCACCCCCTCCAACAGACGATCACAAAATGGTGCATCAATTAGACGATGTTACCAAAGATTCTGAATTAAAAGCAACAGAGGTCTTTGATAAACTAGAAACAATCAATACGTTTATGATGAGTGCAGAAGATGACACAAAAATGGTTGCTAAGCAAGTTGCATCTAATATTGCATTGTTTGAAACGTTGGTTGCGAAATTTCCGAAAATTGAGCAATTTCAAAAAGCGTTAGATGACAATCAAATGATGAAAAACCATGTTGAAAATATTTTAATGAATACGCAAATGACGCAAGATGAAGTTATGATGATTATGGACGTTATGCAATATCAAGACATTCATCGTCAAAAAATTGAACGTGTTATTAATGTTATGCGAGCCCTTTCAAAATATATGAATGCCCTTTTTGAAGGTAAAAAAGACGATGATAAACGTGTGGGTTCTGCGGTGCATATTCATGGAGATACGTCTACAGAAGATGTTGTTAGCAGTGAAGATATTGAAGCATTAATTGCTAGTTTAGGAAAAAAATAG
- a CDS encoding histidinol-phosphatase, translating into MVIDLHNHTPLCNHAHGSIEMYVQKAIEKKIDVFGFSDHAPMHFDEAYRMSFLQMDAYEQEVLHVKEKYHDTIDVLLAYEVDFLKGYIDERVLSRRVDYFIGSVHFLDEWGFDNPTFIGEYQNKNIDEIWEGYFEAIEAMAKQNLFDIVGHLDLIKIFNFLPKKEIRTIATPAIKAIKKANMCIELNAAGFRKPIQEQYPSGSLMELIAEHDIPITFGSDAHALEHIGFCYDEIKSIATHYGYKKCAMFQQRERKMVNF; encoded by the coding sequence ATGGTCATTGATTTACACAACCATACGCCTTTGTGTAACCATGCGCATGGTAGCATTGAGATGTATGTTCAAAAAGCCATTGAGAAAAAAATAGATGTTTTTGGCTTTTCAGATCATGCTCCTATGCACTTTGATGAAGCTTACCGTATGAGCTTTTTGCAAATGGATGCGTATGAACAAGAGGTCTTACATGTAAAAGAAAAATACCACGATACGATTGATGTTCTCTTAGCCTATGAAGTGGATTTTTTAAAGGGATATATAGATGAAAGAGTCTTATCACGTCGTGTTGATTATTTCATCGGTTCGGTTCATTTTTTAGACGAATGGGGCTTTGATAATCCAACGTTTATCGGTGAGTACCAAAACAAAAATATTGATGAAATATGGGAAGGCTATTTTGAAGCCATTGAAGCAATGGCAAAACAAAATCTTTTTGATATTGTTGGACATTTGGACTTAATTAAAATTTTTAATTTTCTTCCTAAAAAAGAGATTCGTACTATTGCAACACCTGCAATCAAAGCGATTAAAAAAGCCAATATGTGCATCGAACTTAACGCAGCAGGATTTCGTAAACCTATTCAAGAACAATACCCCAGTGGTTCACTCATGGAACTGATTGCAGAACATGATATTCCCATTACCTTTGGTTCAGATGCCCATGCGTTAGAGCATATTGGGTTTTGTTATGATGAAATAAAAAGCATTGCAACACACTATGGGTATAAAAAATGTGCAATGTTTCAACAAAGAGAACGGAAAATGGTTAATTTTTAA
- the glnA gene encoding type I glutamate--ammonia ligase: MGKFVNSVEEFFKYCTDNEVEFVDFRFTDMKGTWHHVTYTIEAISADSFHSGIPFDGSSIDAWQPINKSDMLLKPEAQTAFLDPFTADPTVVVFCDVYDIYKNELYEKCPRSIAKKTLAHLEKTGLGDVAYFGPENEFFVFDDVKIRDDINCSYYEVDSEEGGWNSAKEYKDGYNTGHRPGTKGGYFPVPPIDSMVDLRAEMVQILKQIGLEVFVVHHEVAQAQGEIGVKFGTLIEAADNVQKYKYVVKMVAHLNGKTATFMPKPLYGDNGSGMHVHQSIWKDGKNLFYKAGEYANLSDMARWYIGGILKHARSVAAFTNPSTNSYKRLIPGFEAPSILTYSMQNRSASCRIPYGAGEKSVRVEMRFPDSTSCPYLAFSAMLLAGIDGINTKTEPIGPMDEDLFELTLDEIREKGINQMPHTLRGSLEALIRDNEYLKPVMTKEFIDTYQHYKFETQVWPDEARPTAFEFKTMFSC, encoded by the coding sequence ATGGGTAAGTTCGTTAACAGTGTTGAAGAATTTTTCAAATACTGCACCGATAATGAAGTTGAATTTGTTGATTTTCGTTTTACCGATATGAAAGGAACATGGCATCATGTCACCTATACCATTGAGGCTATTAGTGCGGACTCTTTCCATAGCGGTATTCCTTTTGATGGTTCATCCATTGATGCTTGGCAACCAATCAATAAATCAGACATGCTCCTTAAACCAGAAGCTCAAACAGCGTTTCTAGATCCATTTACAGCTGATCCGACCGTGGTGGTTTTTTGTGACGTTTATGATATTTACAAAAACGAATTGTACGAAAAATGTCCACGTAGTATTGCCAAAAAAACATTAGCCCATTTGGAAAAAACAGGTTTAGGTGATGTGGCTTATTTTGGTCCAGAAAATGAATTTTTTGTGTTTGATGATGTCAAAATCAGAGATGACATTAACTGTTCTTACTATGAGGTTGACTCTGAAGAGGGTGGCTGGAACAGTGCAAAAGAGTATAAAGATGGTTACAACACAGGTCACCGTCCAGGTACAAAAGGTGGTTACTTCCCTGTTCCTCCAATTGACTCAATGGTTGATTTACGTGCAGAGATGGTACAAATTTTAAAACAAATTGGTCTTGAAGTTTTCGTGGTTCACCACGAAGTAGCACAAGCTCAAGGTGAAATTGGTGTTAAATTTGGAACACTTATTGAAGCAGCCGACAACGTTCAAAAATATAAATACGTTGTCAAAATGGTAGCGCACCTTAATGGGAAAACAGCAACCTTTATGCCAAAACCACTGTATGGTGACAATGGTAGTGGTATGCACGTTCACCAATCTATTTGGAAAGATGGCAAAAACTTGTTCTACAAAGCAGGCGAATACGCAAATCTAAGCGATATGGCTCGTTGGTATATTGGTGGTATTTTAAAACATGCACGCAGTGTTGCAGCATTTACAAATCCATCAACCAACTCTTATAAGCGTTTAATTCCAGGATTTGAAGCACCTTCAATTTTGACATACTCTATGCAAAATCGTTCTGCATCTTGCCGTATTCCTTATGGTGCAGGTGAAAAATCGGTTCGTGTTGAGATGCGCTTTCCTGATTCAACTTCATGCCCATACTTAGCATTCTCTGCGATGTTATTGGCAGGAATTGATGGTATTAACACCAAAACAGAGCCTATTGGACCAATGGATGAAGACTTGTTTGAATTAACACTGGATGAAATTAGAGAGAAAGGGATTAACCAAATGCCTCATACCTTAAGAGGTTCTCTTGAAGCATTAATCCGTGACAATGAGTACTTAAAACCTGTCATGACCAAAGAGTTTATTGATACGTATCAACACTACAAATTTGAAACTCAAGTTTGGCCAGATGAAGCAAGACCTACGGCGTTTGAATTTAAAACAATGTTCTCTTGCTAA
- a CDS encoding penicillin-binding protein 1A encodes MSILMMVLFAVVLAIIFLYAQIRFDAHKIIEYNPKLTTQIYDRNGELIANLFEEEHRLYVPYEEIPARVIEALVATEDTSFFEHGGINIEAIFRALIKDIKAMKLVEGASTITQQLVKNTVLTRQKTLTRKINEAVLAYTIEAELSKEEILERYFNHVYFGHGYYGIKTAALGYFNKSLDRLSLKEIAMLVGLPKAPSSYDPTRHMDLSLSRANQVVNRMYTIGWISESEYTKATLEHPVVYDETLTRNKAPYVVDEVIKSLLPEYEDIKRGGYQIYTSIDLKLQHLAHESLNVGYQGMVSRAGKNANLSELNGAMVVVENTTGNVLALVGGIDYAKSSFNRATQSKRQPGSSFKPFLYQKALDWGYSPLSEIPDISRTYVNSETDETWTPKNYENNFEGLITLKEAIVHSRNLATINLLSLLGMDSVHKELKKDGFKNIAMDLTLALGSFGISPLEYSGFYSMFPNYGVKVEPILVKSVITRTGEEKVYLPKTQTITSAKQSFLMIDMLKEVVKRGTGRNAQVSGIEIAGKTGTTNSNVDVWFCGFSPDIEVLTWYGNDNNTPMHKGETGGRAAAPAFKHFMGKYLELHPETTRTFKIPEGVNARKVDGTTEYFTDVSPLPKSSVRELKEEGGLIF; translated from the coding sequence ATGAGCATTTTAATGATGGTTCTATTTGCAGTGGTTTTAGCAATAATTTTTTTATATGCACAAATTCGTTTTGATGCACACAAGATTATTGAATACAATCCAAAATTAACCACACAAATTTACGATAGAAATGGGGAGCTTATTGCCAATTTATTTGAGGAAGAGCATCGTTTGTATGTCCCATATGAGGAGATTCCAGCCCGTGTGATTGAGGCATTGGTTGCGACAGAAGACACCTCCTTTTTTGAACACGGTGGGATTAATATTGAAGCCATTTTTAGAGCTTTAATCAAAGATATTAAAGCCATGAAATTGGTGGAGGGGGCAAGTACTATCACGCAACAGTTGGTAAAAAATACGGTTTTAACACGCCAAAAAACCCTGACTCGAAAAATCAATGAAGCCGTTCTTGCGTATACTATCGAAGCAGAATTGAGTAAAGAAGAGATTTTGGAGCGCTATTTTAATCATGTCTATTTTGGTCATGGTTATTATGGGATTAAAACAGCAGCCCTTGGCTATTTTAATAAATCACTGGATAGATTGAGCCTTAAAGAAATTGCGATGCTTGTAGGTCTTCCTAAGGCACCCAGTTCGTATGACCCTACCCGTCATATGGATTTGTCTTTAAGCAGAGCCAATCAAGTTGTCAATCGTATGTATACCATTGGATGGATTAGTGAGAGCGAGTACACCAAAGCAACGTTAGAGCATCCTGTGGTCTACGATGAAACCCTGACACGCAATAAAGCACCCTATGTGGTGGATGAGGTGATTAAATCCTTGTTGCCAGAGTATGAAGATATTAAGCGTGGTGGGTATCAAATTTATACCAGTATTGATTTAAAACTTCAACACTTAGCCCACGAATCACTCAATGTTGGCTATCAAGGCATGGTATCACGGGCTGGGAAAAATGCAAATCTTTCAGAACTCAATGGTGCGATGGTGGTTGTTGAAAATACTACAGGCAATGTGTTAGCACTTGTAGGAGGGATTGATTATGCTAAGAGTAGTTTTAATCGTGCCACCCAGAGTAAACGTCAACCAGGCTCTAGTTTTAAACCCTTTTTGTATCAAAAAGCATTGGATTGGGGGTATTCTCCTTTAAGCGAAATTCCTGATATTTCACGCACGTATGTTAACAGTGAGACCGATGAAACATGGACACCTAAAAATTACGAAAATAACTTTGAAGGGCTTATCACTTTAAAAGAGGCAATTGTACATTCTCGCAACCTTGCAACCATTAATCTTCTCTCTCTTTTAGGTATGGATAGTGTACATAAAGAGCTTAAAAAAGATGGTTTTAAAAATATTGCAATGGATTTAACCCTTGCTTTAGGAAGCTTTGGTATTTCACCCCTTGAGTACAGTGGTTTTTATTCGATGTTCCCCAACTATGGTGTGAAAGTAGAACCTATTTTGGTCAAATCAGTAATAACCCGTACGGGAGAAGAAAAGGTATATCTTCCTAAAACACAGACTATCACGTCTGCTAAACAGAGTTTTTTGATGATTGATATGCTAAAAGAGGTTGTCAAGCGTGGAACAGGCCGTAATGCGCAGGTTTCTGGCATTGAAATTGCAGGAAAAACTGGCACAACCAATAGCAATGTGGATGTTTGGTTTTGTGGATTTTCTCCTGATATTGAAGTGTTGACATGGTATGGCAATGATAATAATACACCTATGCACAAAGGCGAAACAGGTGGTCGTGCAGCAGCCCCTGCATTTAAACATTTTATGGGTAAATACCTGGAATTACATCCTGAAACGACCCGTACATTTAAAATACCTGAGGGCGTTAATGCTCGAAAAGTAGATGGCACAACAGAATATTTTACAGATGTATCGCCTTTACCAAAGTCAAGTGTGAGAGAGTTGAAAGAAGAGGGTGGATTGATTTTTTAG
- a CDS encoding ATP-binding cassette domain-containing protein, whose amino-acid sequence MLSFTCKELLIKSKEKVLLNVSFSFERSFAFIGESGSGKSLTLKALLGMLPRELSVSLDYHASYTLQRGESIAFVPQNPFTALSPLSKIERQFMASRKAACGYLEMVGLEEHFLDRFPSELSGGQLQRIIIAMALSLSPRLLLLDEPTTALDEESKTVVLALIKQLQERCGFDLLFVTHDVATIENLCEEIGIIQQGRMVEYGMTHEVLNDPKASYTQQLLSSGFRQRSFRT is encoded by the coding sequence ATGTTGAGCTTTACATGTAAAGAGCTTTTAATTAAAAGCAAAGAGAAAGTTTTACTCAATGTGAGCTTCTCCTTTGAACGCTCATTTGCTTTCATTGGCGAGAGTGGTAGTGGCAAAAGTTTAACCCTAAAAGCACTCTTAGGGATGCTTCCTCGTGAATTAAGTGTTAGCTTAGACTATCATGCCTCCTATACATTACAACGAGGGGAGAGTATAGCCTTTGTTCCTCAAAATCCTTTTACGGCACTCTCTCCTTTAAGTAAGATTGAAAGACAATTTATGGCATCACGTAAGGCGGCGTGTGGCTATTTGGAAATGGTAGGTTTAGAGGAGCACTTTTTAGATCGCTTTCCATCAGAGCTAAGTGGGGGGCAGTTGCAACGTATTATTATCGCAATGGCGCTTAGTCTTTCGCCACGTTTGCTTTTATTGGATGAGCCGACTACTGCCTTGGATGAAGAGAGTAAAACCGTTGTGCTTGCTTTGATTAAACAATTGCAAGAACGCTGCGGATTTGATCTTTTGTTTGTCACGCATGATGTCGCAACCATAGAAAATCTGTGTGAAGAAATAGGTATTATCCAGCAAGGGCGTATGGTGGAATACGGTATGACGCATGAGGTCTTAAATGATCCAAAAGCGAGTTATACCCAACAACTTTTAAGCTCAGGATTTAGACAAAGGAGTTTTCGAACGTGA
- a CDS encoding aminotransferase class I/II-fold pyridoxal phosphate-dependent enzyme, with protein sequence MMYQNELSALAKSNRIRTRHLYDESLADFSSNDYLGLAENKKLFERAVTQVSMYKSHAPKASMVVNGYHPIHQTFEEFVARTNGFEAAMVCGSGFLANFSLIEALPRKKDLLILDEEYHASGMVASKTIDAQVLLFTHNDANHLEHLINTHTHNRIIIAVEGIYSMSGDLLNREIFEVANRYNALLIVDEAHSVGVLGENLRGVFDLFNITPEANHIKMGTLGKALGSYGAYILCSNHIAEFLQNRAKAMIYTTAPSLFDIALGYQGFLYLLRHKESIKKEIAKRQRIIAEGLGINMQGLICAYTLDAGCDALAVQERFIQKGFLVGAIRPPTVLKPILRLIPRLGESAEALESLCNVIQKEKC encoded by the coding sequence ATGATGTATCAAAATGAATTAAGCGCACTTGCTAAGTCCAATCGTATACGAACACGCCATCTATACGATGAATCTTTGGCGGATTTTAGCTCCAATGATTATTTAGGATTGGCAGAGAATAAAAAACTTTTTGAGCGTGCGGTAACACAGGTTAGCATGTATAAAAGCCATGCGCCTAAAGCGTCTATGGTTGTCAATGGGTATCATCCGATTCATCAAACATTTGAAGAGTTTGTAGCACGCACCAATGGCTTTGAAGCGGCTATGGTGTGTGGGAGTGGCTTTTTAGCCAATTTTTCACTCATTGAAGCATTGCCTCGTAAAAAAGACCTATTGATTTTAGATGAAGAGTATCATGCCAGTGGTATGGTTGCTTCAAAAACAATTGATGCGCAAGTGTTACTTTTTACTCACAATGACGCAAACCATTTGGAACATCTCATTAATACCCATACGCATAATCGCATTATTATTGCGGTTGAGGGTATTTATTCTATGAGTGGGGACCTACTCAATCGTGAAATTTTTGAGGTGGCGAACCGTTACAATGCGCTCTTAATTGTGGATGAAGCGCACAGTGTAGGTGTTTTGGGTGAGAATTTACGAGGTGTCTTTGATCTGTTTAACATCACTCCAGAGGCAAATCACATCAAAATGGGAACGCTTGGAAAAGCACTTGGCAGTTATGGGGCGTATATTTTATGTTCTAATCACATTGCAGAATTTCTGCAAAACCGTGCCAAAGCGATGATTTATACAACCGCTCCCTCTTTGTTTGATATTGCGCTTGGGTATCAAGGATTTTTATACCTTTTGAGACATAAAGAGTCTATCAAAAAAGAGATTGCTAAACGTCAAAGGATTATTGCTGAGGGTTTAGGTATAAACATGCAAGGGCTCATTTGTGCTTATACACTTGATGCGGGGTGTGATGCTCTTGCGGTGCAAGAGAGATTCATTCAGAAAGGTTTTTTGGTCGGTGCCATTCGCCCGCCTACGGTTTTAAAGCCTATATTGCGCTTGATTCCTAGATTGGGTGAATCAGCAGAAGCATTGGAATCTCTTTGTAATGTGATTCAAAAGGAAAAATGTTGA
- the maf gene encoding septum formation inhibitor Maf, with amino-acid sequence MQHIVLGSSSPTRAEILKAHGIAFIQRECGFDEEQLCISEPAHFVYHATKGKMQSYLEHYDLELPVLCADTVVTANREILRKAKNVEDARRILTLQSGNTVSILTCMMYKSKTFELIDLSATHYLFRPFDKASLEAYLQGEEWKGKAGACMVEGFCKSYIKEVVGLQSTAMGLSIEKLIPFLSHS; translated from the coding sequence ATGCAACATATTGTTTTAGGCTCTAGTTCACCCACCCGTGCTGAAATATTAAAAGCGCATGGGATTGCTTTTATTCAAAGGGAGTGTGGTTTTGATGAAGAACAACTTTGTATCTCAGAGCCTGCCCATTTTGTTTATCATGCGACGAAGGGAAAGATGCAAAGTTACTTGGAACATTATGATTTAGAGCTTCCTGTATTATGTGCCGATACCGTTGTCACTGCAAATAGAGAAATTTTACGAAAAGCCAAAAATGTAGAGGATGCTAGACGTATTTTAACGCTTCAAAGTGGTAATACCGTGAGTATTTTAACCTGCATGATGTATAAATCCAAAACCTTTGAACTTATAGATCTTAGTGCAACACATTACCTTTTTAGACCGTTTGATAAAGCATCCCTTGAAGCTTATTTGCAAGGGGAAGAATGGAAAGGAAAAGCAGGGGCATGTATGGTTGAAGGATTTTGCAAATCGTATATTAAAGAGGTCGTAGGATTGCAAAGTACTGCTATGGGGCTTAGCATTGAAAAGCTCATACCTTTTTTATCCCATTCATGA